In Solanum lycopersicum chromosome 5, SLM_r2.1, the following are encoded in one genomic region:
- the LOC101267527 gene encoding spindle and kinetochore-associated protein 1 homolog, translated as MDIKDAGSSLDSLVSSFNTRISEIQQLVVARNMYPASSVSDLSAIDSALKVLELQLHKIKIRMREETEAIPKAKKLIEASLRQQKKLQNLSSVVPSYVPDRVTKTTDDAIKCSNLEPSVEDSFVSLKLEEPAPKEKKSRISPPLFYINSEELNSVPPYMKQRITLEKVNAAINDMATYAEATSQLLTAPRKKLKENLVERAMELRDIAATETVKGKHFFLETDIRGPSLKLDNTGKAILTLLRHLGRISETRIGHHRVILLLRPH; from the exons ATGGACATCAAGGATGCGGGATCGTCACTTGATTCTTTGGTATCCTCATTCAACACTCGTATATCGGAGATTCAACAGCTTGTTGTAGCTCGAAACA TGTACCCTGCAAGCAGCGTTTCAGATTTGTCAGCTATTGACTCTGCATTGAAGGTGTTGGAGCTTCAGCTCCACAAAATAAAAATCCGGATGCGTGAAGAAACTGAAGCCATCCCCAAAGCCAAG AAGCTAATAGAAGCATCGCTGCGGCAGCAAAAGAAATTGCAAAATTTATCTTCTGTTGTTCCATCATATGTTCCTGATAGAGTGACTAAAACAACTGATGATGCTATTAAATG TTCAAATCTAGAGCCCAGTGTTGAGGATAGTTTTGTTTCTCTGAAACTTGAGGAGCCTGCACCCAAG GAGAAAAAGAGTCGCATCTCCCCGCCGCTTTTCTACATTAACTCTGAAGAACTGAATTCTGTACCACC GTATATGAAACAGCGGATCACTTTGGAAAAGGTCAATGCAGCAATAAATGACATGGCTACTTATGCTGAAGCAACTTCCCAGCTTCTCACAGCCCCTCGTAAAAAG CTCAAAGAAAATCTTGTGGAGAGAGCAATG GAACTAAGAGATATTGCAGCAACAGAAACAGTTAAAGGAAAGCATTTCTTTCTTGAAACTGACATCAGAGGGCCTTCACTGAAACTTGACAATACAGGAAAAGCAATACTAACT CTCCTCCGACATCTTGGTCGTATAAGTGAAACTCGAATTGGTCATCACCGCGTGATCCTTCTATTGAGGCCTCACTGA
- the LOC101267238 gene encoding flavin-containing monooxygenase FMO GS-OX5-like — protein MAESRKVAVIGAGPSGLVTTRELQREGHRVVVFEKSNQLGGLWAYNPRVETDLLSLDPNREIVHSSLYKSLRTNLPRKLMSFSDYSFDCAENGNQLNFPGHEEVLKFLNKFANDFVINELIRFNTEVVRVAPVEFGGNRWIVESKSEELSSEEVFDSVVICNGHYTVPRIANIPGINKWPGKQIHSHNYRVPEPFKDQIVVVIGDGPSGLDICRDIATVAKQVHLSTRYSEIEVSKLDNYENLWNHSKIEHVDESGEVIFFDGSSIHADIILHSTGYKYDFPFLETNGLVSVDEEGRVVGPLYKHVFPPKLSPCLSFVGIPSKGIIFLGSELQAKWIAQVLSGKVLLPSEEEMLADVEDHNRQLEEAGIPKRDTHRLHPHVMEYMDWIAAQMGMPSLDPSLKEMYWSIYKCAGEVGYDNYRDLWVFENLTQSSL, from the exons ATGGCGGAGTCGAGAAAAGTAGCAGTGATCGGAGCCGGCCCATCGGGTCTTGTGACGACGCGTGAGCTACAAAGAGAAGGCCACCGAGTTGTAGTATTCGAGAAATCGAACCAACTGGGTGGTCTATGGGCTTATAATCCTCGAGTTGAGACCGATCTACTGAGTCTCGATCCAAACAGAGAAATTGTTCATAGCAGTCTCTACAAATCTCTTCGAACTAATCTTCCTCGAAAACTTATGAGTTTCAGCGATTACTCTTTTGATTGTGCAGAAAATGGGAATCAATTGAACTTTCCTGGGCACGAAGAAGTATTGAAGTTTTTGAATAAGTTCGCTAACGATTTTGTGATCAATGAGTTGATCCGATTCAACACGGAGGTTGTACGAGTTGCGCCAGTTGAATTTGGGGGAAATCGTTGGATTGTTGAATCGAAATCAGAGGAGTTAAGTTCAGAAGAAGTGTTTGATTCTGTAGTGATTTGTAATGGTCACTATACAGTGCCCAGAATTGCAAATATTCCAG GTATAAACAAATGGCCTGGAAAACAAATACATAGCCACAATTATCGAGTTCCTGAGCCATTTAAGGATCAG aTTGTAGTAGTAATTGGAGATGGACCAAGTGGGCTTGATATTTGCCGAGACATAGCCACTGTAGCCAAGCAAGTTCATCTTTCAACAAGATATTCTGAAATTGAAGTTTCGAAATTGGACAATTATGAAAATCTGTGGAACCATTCAAAG ATTGAACATGTTGATGAAAGTGGTGAAGTGATTTTCTTTGATGGGTCTTCTATTCATGCTGATATCATTCTCCACTCCACAGG ATACAAGTATGATTTCCCATTTCTTGAAACCAATGGACTAGTAAGTGTAGATGAGGAGGGCCGTGTTGTTGGACCACTATACAAGCATGTCTTTCCTCCAAAACTTTCTCCCTGCCTCTCCTTTGTTGGTATACCTTCTAAG GGAATAATCTTTCTTGGGTCTGAATTACAAGCCAAATGGATTGCACAAGTTTTGTCTGGAAAGGTGCTTTTACCATCGGAAGAGGAGATGTTAGCTGATGTTGAGGACCATAATAGGCAACTTGAGGAAGCTGGCATCCCAAAACGTGACACTCATCGCCTTCACCCTCACGTG ATGGAGTACATGGACTGGATAGCAGCTCAAATGGGAATGCCATCACTTGACCCCAGCCTAAAGGAAATGTATTGGAGTATTTACAAATGTGCTGGTGAAGTAGGGTATGATAACTATAGGGATTTGTGGGTCTTTGAAAATTTGACTCAATCGTCTTTGTAG